In a genomic window of Lepisosteus oculatus isolate fLepOcu1 chromosome 5, fLepOcu1.hap2, whole genome shotgun sequence:
- the LOC102697796 gene encoding stAR-related lipid transfer protein 13 isoform X2, protein MLNLTLESQERSAAVLGTATNQALGEKINFAKQDGKCRNPDDFSFSFYPLAGSGATLKQNKVSLKMSNEGAEIEAKEACDWLRAAGFPQYAQLYEDSQFPIDISAVKKDHDFLDKDLVEPLCRRLNTLNKCASMKLDVNLPKKKSEDSDEEDLFAISDKWTFEWSSRRWSRLEDIDSFLGRADSQAPAGGEPLKNTTSSESVLTDLSEPEVSSLHSESSGGGEGRSLAGTRGLVAEEREGARRNCADVTAMPDSTSPALPQAPKDITNYSSLSAKNGKHSRTRAKDFLRRMETLRTKGTSVKNKKVLVISGPVLQQEPESLKTMHCVEIVNGDLGGLEKPRGSFPSQSSSESSGHSETSGSAVSTPSLKERKPHRAAHKRSGMYLEDMDIFAGAQVKKVAEQNRRNEFRSYENLVVHIPKDHKPGTFPKALSIESLSPTDAGASVNWRTGSICLDAQRQPQSSKEPRPITQCCPRGSRISVYDNVPGSHLYASTGDLMDLEKEDLFPHLDDILQHVNGLQQIVDHWSKNILPEMQGDNLEREGSGLQSSSQITLDFEGNSVLEGQTTPSDGDKDGMSLNESDSTGMRERRDSGVGASLTRPNRLRWPSFQISTRLSHSMASLQITNQSAGQLSLLQKFSLLRLTAIMEKYSMSNKHGWTWSVPKFMKRMKVPDYKDKNVFGVPLIVHVQRSGQPLPQSVQQALRYLRSQCLDQVGLFRKSGVKSRIQALRQMNESSPDNVNYEDQSAYDVADMVKQFFRDLPEPLLTSKLGETFLHIYQYVPKDQRLQAVQAAIMLMSDENREVLQTLLCFLSDVTSVEENQMTPMNIAVCLAPSLFHLNILKKDNLSPRAMQKKYATGRPDQKDLNENLAATQGLAHMILECNRLFEIPHEMVTQSRNSYVEADVQALTLEELCKQTEEDDGTYQTHVENLIQSLLKEAREKSKYWVSCSSTDNTELFYKKVGDGNPLRRWKVSVEVEAPPSVVLNRVLRERHLWDIDLLQWKVMETLDKQTEIYQYVLNRMPPHPSRDFVVLRSWRTDLPKGTCALVSVSVDHEEAPPMGGVRAIVMDSQYLLEPCGSGKSRLTHICRIDLKGRMPEWYNKAFGHLCAAEAARIRNSFQPLATEGPETKI, encoded by the exons AGATCGAAGCGAAGGAGGCATGTGACTGGTTACGGGCAGCAGGATTTCCTCAATATGCTCAGCTTTATGAAG ACTCTCAGTTTCCCATTGACATATCTGCTGTGAAGAAGGATCATGATTTTCTTGACAAAGATCTTGTCGAACCTCTTTGCCG GAGGCTGAACACATTGAATAAGTGTGCCTCTATGAAACTTGACGTGAACCTTCCCAAGAAGAAA AGCGAAGACTCCGATGAAGAAGACTTATTTGCAATCAGTGACAAATGGACTTTCGAGTGGAGCAGCAGGCGGTGGTCGCGGCTGGAGGACATTGACTCTTTCCTGGGCCGCGCGGACAGCCAGGCCCCAGCGGGAGGTGAGCCCCTGAAGAACACGACCAGCAGCGAGAGTGTGCTGACGGACCTGAGCGAGCCCGAGGTCTCGTCCCTGCACAGCGAGAGCAGCGGGGGCGGTGAGGGCcggagcctggccggcaccagAGGCCTGGTCGCCGAGGAGCGGGAGGGCGCGAGGCGGAACTGCGCGGACGTCACCGCCATGCCCGACTCCACCTCCCCGGCTCTCCCGCAGGCCCCCAAAGACATCACCAACTACTCCTCGCTCTCCGCCAAGAATGGGAAGCACAGCAGGACCCGCGCCAAGGACTTCCTGCGGCGGATGGAGACGCTGAGAACTAAAGGCACATCTGTGAAAAATAAGAAAGTCCTGGTGATTAGCGGCCCCGTGCTGCAGCAGGAGCCCGAGTCCCTAAAGACTATGCACTGCGTTGAAATTGTGAACGGGGACTTAGGTGGCCTGGAAAAACCCCGGGGCAGCTTCCCCTCCCAATCGAGCAGCGAGAGCAGTGGCCACTCGGAGACGAGCGGCAGCGCCGTCAGCACCCCCAGCCTGAAGGAGCGCAAGCCCCACCGGGCCGCCCACAAGCGCAGTGGCATGTACCTGGAGGACATGGACATCTTCGCGGGGGCCCAGGTGAAGAAGGTGGCCGAGCAGAACCGCAGGAACGAGTTCCGCTCTTACGAGAACCTGGTGGTGCACATCCCTAAGGACCACAAGCCCGGCACCTTCCCCAAAGCACTGTCCATTGAGAGCCTGTCCCCCACCGATGCTGGGGCCTCCGTCAACTGGCGTACAGGTAGCATCTGCCTGGATGCTCAGAGGCAGCCCCAGAGCTCTAAAGAGCCCAGGCCCATCACCCAGTGTTGCCCCCGTGGAAGCCGGATCAGCGTGTATGACAATGTGCCCGGCTCCCACCTGTACGCCAGCACAGGTGACCTGATGGACCTAGAGAAGGAGGACCTCTTCCCCCATCTGGACGACATCCTGCAGCACGTCAACGGGCTGCAGCAGATTGTGGACCACTGGTCCAAAAACATCCTGCCAGAGATGCAAGGCGACAACCTAGAGCGCGAGGGATCAGGGCTGCAGTCCTCCAGTCAGATCACCCTGGACTTTGAGGGCAATTCTGTTCTGGAGGGACAGACCACCCCGAGTGACGGAGATAAGGATGGCATGTCCCTCAATGAGTCTGACTCCACTGGgatgagggagaggagggatTCTGGTGTGGGAGCATCACTAACCAGGCCGAATCG GCTGCGGTGGCCCAGCTTCCAGATCTCCACTCGCCTGAGTCACTCCATGGCCTCTCTGCAGATCACCAACCAGTCCGCTGGCCAGCTCAGCCTGCTGCAGAAGTTCTCCCTCCTCCGCCTCACGGCCATCATGGAGAAGTACTCCATGTCAAACAAGCATGGCTGGACCTG GTCTGTGCCAAAGTTTATGAAGAGGATGAAAGTTCCAGACTACAAGGACAAGAACGTCTTTGGCGTTCCTTTGATAGTTCACGTGCAGAGATCTGGGCAGCCCCTCCCACAGAGTGTCCAGCAGGCACTACGCTACTTGAGAAGCCAGTGTTTGGATCAG gtgGGATTATTCCGGAAGTCTGGAGTGAAGTCCCGGATACAGGCCCTGAGGCAGATGAATGAGAGCTCCCCAGACAACGTCAACTACGAGGACCAGTCAGCCTATGATGTGGCAGACATGGTGAAGCAGTTCTTCAGAGATCTCCCTGAGCCCCTCCTCACCAGCAAACTGGGGGAGACATTTCTCCACATCTATCAAT ACGTTCCTAAAGACCAGCGACTTCAGGCTGTGCAGGCAGCCATCATGCTCATGTCGGACGAGAACAGGGAGGTGttgcagacactgctgtgttTCCTTAGCGATGTGACCTCGGTGGAGGAGAACCAGATGACTCCCATGAACATCGCTGTGTGTCTGGCACCCTCATTGTTCCACCTCAACATTCTCAAGAAGGATAACCTGTCACCAAG AGCCATGCAAAAAAAATACGCAACAGGGAGGCCAGACCAGAAAGACCTTAATGAAAACCTGGCTGCAACTCAGGGCCTGGCTCACATGATCTTGGAGTGCAACCGGCTATTTGAG ATCCCCCATGAAATGGTGACACAATCCCGCAACTCGTACGTGGAGGCAGATGTCCAAgccctgacgctggaggagctgtGCAAGCAGACAGAGGAAGATGATGGCACCTACCAGACTCACGTGGAGAATCTGATTCAGTCCCTGCTGAAGGAGGCCAGGGAAAAGTCCAAATACTGGGTGTCCTGTTCCAGCACAGACAACACCGAGCTGTTCTATAAGAAG GTGGGTGATGGCAACCCCCTACGGCGGTGGAAGGTGTCAGTGGAGGTGGAAGCGCCTCCTTCAGTGGTGCTGAACCGGGTGCTGCGAGAGCGCCACCTGTGGGATATTGACCTGCTGCAGTGGAAAGTGATGGAGACTCTGGACAAGCAGACAGaaatctaccagtatgtgttGAACAGAATGCCACCACATCCAAGCAGAGACTTTGTAGTGCTGAG ATCTTGGAGAACAGACTTGCCGAAGGGGACATGCGCACTGGTTTCGGTATCAGTGGACCATGAAGAAGCTCCACCAATGGGAGGGGTGAGAGCGATAGTGATGGACTCACAGTACTTACTGGAGCCTTGTGGTTCAGGAAAATCCAGACTCACACACATCTGCAGGATAGACCTCAA AGGAAGAATGCCAGAGTGGTACAACAAAGCTTTTGGACATCTGTGTGCTGCTGAGGCCGCCAGGATCCGGAACTCATTTCAGCCTCTGGCGACAGAAGGGCCAGAAACAAAAATCTGA
- the LOC102697796 gene encoding stAR-related lipid transfer protein 13 isoform X5 — MIISKIEAKEACDWLRAAGFPQYAQLYEDSQFPIDISAVKKDHDFLDKDLVEPLCRRLNTLNKCASMKLDVNLPKKKSEDSDEEDLFAISDKWTFEWSSRRWSRLEDIDSFLGRADSQAPAGGEPLKNTTSSESVLTDLSEPEVSSLHSESSGGGEGRSLAGTRGLVAEEREGARRNCADVTAMPDSTSPALPQAPKDITNYSSLSAKNGKHSRTRAKDFLRRMETLRTKGTSVKNKKVLVISGPVLQQEPESLKTMHCVEIVNGDLGGLEKPRGSFPSQSSSESSGHSETSGSAVSTPSLKERKPHRAAHKRSGMYLEDMDIFAGAQVKKVAEQNRRNEFRSYENLVVHIPKDHKPGTFPKALSIESLSPTDAGASVNWRTGSICLDAQRQPQSSKEPRPITQCCPRGSRISVYDNVPGSHLYASTGDLMDLEKEDLFPHLDDILQHVNGLQQIVDHWSKNILPEMQGDNLEREGSGLQSSSQITLDFEGNSVLEGQTTPSDGDKDGMSLNESDSTGMRERRDSGVGASLTRPNRLRWPSFQISTRLSHSMASLQITNQSAGQLSLLQKFSLLRLTAIMEKYSMSNKHGWTWSVPKFMKRMKVPDYKDKNVFGVPLIVHVQRSGQPLPQSVQQALRYLRSQCLDQVGLFRKSGVKSRIQALRQMNESSPDNVNYEDQSAYDVADMVKQFFRDLPEPLLTSKLGETFLHIYQYVPKDQRLQAVQAAIMLMSDENREVLQTLLCFLSDVTSVEENQMTPMNIAVCLAPSLFHLNILKKDNLSPRAMQKKYATGRPDQKDLNENLAATQGLAHMILECNRLFEIPHEMVTQSRNSYVEADVQALTLEELCKQTEEDDGTYQTHVENLIQSLLKEAREKSKYWVSCSSTDNTELFYKKVGDGNPLRRWKVSVEVEAPPSVVLNRVLRERHLWDIDLLQWKVMETLDKQTEIYQYVLNRMPPHPSRDFVVLRSWRTDLPKGTCALVSVSVDHEEAPPMGGVRAIVMDSQYLLEPCGSGKSRLTHICRIDLKGRMPEWYNKAFGHLCAAEAARIRNSFQPLATEGPETKI, encoded by the exons ATGATAATCTCAA AGATCGAAGCGAAGGAGGCATGTGACTGGTTACGGGCAGCAGGATTTCCTCAATATGCTCAGCTTTATGAAG ACTCTCAGTTTCCCATTGACATATCTGCTGTGAAGAAGGATCATGATTTTCTTGACAAAGATCTTGTCGAACCTCTTTGCCG GAGGCTGAACACATTGAATAAGTGTGCCTCTATGAAACTTGACGTGAACCTTCCCAAGAAGAAA AGCGAAGACTCCGATGAAGAAGACTTATTTGCAATCAGTGACAAATGGACTTTCGAGTGGAGCAGCAGGCGGTGGTCGCGGCTGGAGGACATTGACTCTTTCCTGGGCCGCGCGGACAGCCAGGCCCCAGCGGGAGGTGAGCCCCTGAAGAACACGACCAGCAGCGAGAGTGTGCTGACGGACCTGAGCGAGCCCGAGGTCTCGTCCCTGCACAGCGAGAGCAGCGGGGGCGGTGAGGGCcggagcctggccggcaccagAGGCCTGGTCGCCGAGGAGCGGGAGGGCGCGAGGCGGAACTGCGCGGACGTCACCGCCATGCCCGACTCCACCTCCCCGGCTCTCCCGCAGGCCCCCAAAGACATCACCAACTACTCCTCGCTCTCCGCCAAGAATGGGAAGCACAGCAGGACCCGCGCCAAGGACTTCCTGCGGCGGATGGAGACGCTGAGAACTAAAGGCACATCTGTGAAAAATAAGAAAGTCCTGGTGATTAGCGGCCCCGTGCTGCAGCAGGAGCCCGAGTCCCTAAAGACTATGCACTGCGTTGAAATTGTGAACGGGGACTTAGGTGGCCTGGAAAAACCCCGGGGCAGCTTCCCCTCCCAATCGAGCAGCGAGAGCAGTGGCCACTCGGAGACGAGCGGCAGCGCCGTCAGCACCCCCAGCCTGAAGGAGCGCAAGCCCCACCGGGCCGCCCACAAGCGCAGTGGCATGTACCTGGAGGACATGGACATCTTCGCGGGGGCCCAGGTGAAGAAGGTGGCCGAGCAGAACCGCAGGAACGAGTTCCGCTCTTACGAGAACCTGGTGGTGCACATCCCTAAGGACCACAAGCCCGGCACCTTCCCCAAAGCACTGTCCATTGAGAGCCTGTCCCCCACCGATGCTGGGGCCTCCGTCAACTGGCGTACAGGTAGCATCTGCCTGGATGCTCAGAGGCAGCCCCAGAGCTCTAAAGAGCCCAGGCCCATCACCCAGTGTTGCCCCCGTGGAAGCCGGATCAGCGTGTATGACAATGTGCCCGGCTCCCACCTGTACGCCAGCACAGGTGACCTGATGGACCTAGAGAAGGAGGACCTCTTCCCCCATCTGGACGACATCCTGCAGCACGTCAACGGGCTGCAGCAGATTGTGGACCACTGGTCCAAAAACATCCTGCCAGAGATGCAAGGCGACAACCTAGAGCGCGAGGGATCAGGGCTGCAGTCCTCCAGTCAGATCACCCTGGACTTTGAGGGCAATTCTGTTCTGGAGGGACAGACCACCCCGAGTGACGGAGATAAGGATGGCATGTCCCTCAATGAGTCTGACTCCACTGGgatgagggagaggagggatTCTGGTGTGGGAGCATCACTAACCAGGCCGAATCG GCTGCGGTGGCCCAGCTTCCAGATCTCCACTCGCCTGAGTCACTCCATGGCCTCTCTGCAGATCACCAACCAGTCCGCTGGCCAGCTCAGCCTGCTGCAGAAGTTCTCCCTCCTCCGCCTCACGGCCATCATGGAGAAGTACTCCATGTCAAACAAGCATGGCTGGACCTG GTCTGTGCCAAAGTTTATGAAGAGGATGAAAGTTCCAGACTACAAGGACAAGAACGTCTTTGGCGTTCCTTTGATAGTTCACGTGCAGAGATCTGGGCAGCCCCTCCCACAGAGTGTCCAGCAGGCACTACGCTACTTGAGAAGCCAGTGTTTGGATCAG gtgGGATTATTCCGGAAGTCTGGAGTGAAGTCCCGGATACAGGCCCTGAGGCAGATGAATGAGAGCTCCCCAGACAACGTCAACTACGAGGACCAGTCAGCCTATGATGTGGCAGACATGGTGAAGCAGTTCTTCAGAGATCTCCCTGAGCCCCTCCTCACCAGCAAACTGGGGGAGACATTTCTCCACATCTATCAAT ACGTTCCTAAAGACCAGCGACTTCAGGCTGTGCAGGCAGCCATCATGCTCATGTCGGACGAGAACAGGGAGGTGttgcagacactgctgtgttTCCTTAGCGATGTGACCTCGGTGGAGGAGAACCAGATGACTCCCATGAACATCGCTGTGTGTCTGGCACCCTCATTGTTCCACCTCAACATTCTCAAGAAGGATAACCTGTCACCAAG AGCCATGCAAAAAAAATACGCAACAGGGAGGCCAGACCAGAAAGACCTTAATGAAAACCTGGCTGCAACTCAGGGCCTGGCTCACATGATCTTGGAGTGCAACCGGCTATTTGAG ATCCCCCATGAAATGGTGACACAATCCCGCAACTCGTACGTGGAGGCAGATGTCCAAgccctgacgctggaggagctgtGCAAGCAGACAGAGGAAGATGATGGCACCTACCAGACTCACGTGGAGAATCTGATTCAGTCCCTGCTGAAGGAGGCCAGGGAAAAGTCCAAATACTGGGTGTCCTGTTCCAGCACAGACAACACCGAGCTGTTCTATAAGAAG GTGGGTGATGGCAACCCCCTACGGCGGTGGAAGGTGTCAGTGGAGGTGGAAGCGCCTCCTTCAGTGGTGCTGAACCGGGTGCTGCGAGAGCGCCACCTGTGGGATATTGACCTGCTGCAGTGGAAAGTGATGGAGACTCTGGACAAGCAGACAGaaatctaccagtatgtgttGAACAGAATGCCACCACATCCAAGCAGAGACTTTGTAGTGCTGAG ATCTTGGAGAACAGACTTGCCGAAGGGGACATGCGCACTGGTTTCGGTATCAGTGGACCATGAAGAAGCTCCACCAATGGGAGGGGTGAGAGCGATAGTGATGGACTCACAGTACTTACTGGAGCCTTGTGGTTCAGGAAAATCCAGACTCACACACATCTGCAGGATAGACCTCAA AGGAAGAATGCCAGAGTGGTACAACAAAGCTTTTGGACATCTGTGTGCTGCTGAGGCCGCCAGGATCCGGAACTCATTTCAGCCTCTGGCGACAGAAGGGCCAGAAACAAAAATCTGA